AAGACTTTTTGAAACTTGTTCCTGATTTCTATTATCAAGAGCGCTCGTTGCTTCATCGAGCAATAAAATTCGAGGTTTATGAACAATAGCGCGGCTTATCATTAATCTTTGCCGTTGGCCTCCTGAAAAACCGCCACCGCCTTCACTAATTACTGTGTGCATTCCCATAGGCAGTTTGGTTATATCTTCATCAATGCCAGCCATTCTAGCAGCTTCCCACGCATCTTCACTTGTAAGGGATGATGAGCCTACTATATTTCTAAAAATAGTAGCTGGAAGGAGTTTACTGTCTTGAAGAACAACTCCAACTTGATGTCTTACTTCTCTTAAATCAAGCCTTGCTAAATCTTGACCATCATAATAAATAGTTCCGGTTTCCGGTTTTTCAAATCCAAGCAAAAGTCGCATCATAGTTGATTTTCCTGAGCCAGAAGTACCTACAAAGGCAATAAACTCACCTGGTTTTACCTTAAATGATACATCTTTTAAAACATATGTCCCATTTTTATCATATCTAAAATGCAAATGAGATACTTCTATATCTCCAATTAATTCTCCAGGATGCATTTTTATTTCATCAATTTCAGGAAGGCAAGTAATTATAGGCTTAAGCCTTTCATATATAGGAATAATTCGCATGGACACAACAGAAGCTTCACTTAATGAAAGCATAGCGGTTTGGAATATTCCAAATGCTGCACTAAAGGCAATAAATTCTCCAGTAGTTATTGGAGATGCAACACCTTCAGTAGCAACTTGAATAGCAACAAGGGCGGAATATATAATGATGGCGGAAAATATTGGAAATCCTGAAAATACAATATTAAGTCCTGTCTGGATTTTACCAAGTAAAAATTGAACCCTTCTCATGTCTGAAAACTCATTTCCCCATCTTCTGAATGCGTGGGCTTCGGCTCCAGCTACACGGAGTTTAGCTACTCCTGAAATTAATTGAAAAATAAGCCCAGTTATTTTACCGTTCATGTCCATTATTTTTCTTTGATAACGAAGCTGGAGAATATTCGCAAATATAGTAAATATAACTAATCCCATTGTGATAAAAAAACCTATTATAGCAAGAATAGCATTAAACTTAAACATGATGACAAGATAGAATATTGATGTCATACCGCCTAAAACAGCGCCGACAACTGTATTTGCAAAAAGGTCTCTGATTTTGTTTATACCAGAAGCTCTGTCAGCTAAATCTCCAACTGAATACTGTCTGAAAAAAGATGTAGGCATGTTTAAAAGTCTGTCCCATAAAGCAGCTTGAAGGGAGTAATCCATTTTTATTTGAATTCTTAATATTGCAAATCCTTGCACAAGTATAAAAGAAGCACTCGTAAGAGCGGCTACACAAAGAGCAATACCAAAATGTAAAAGAAGAGTTCTATCCGATTGAGGAATAACTGAATCAAAAATTTGACCTGTAAAATAAGGACTTAAAACTCCAAGACATCCTATCATAATAGCTGTAAACATAAGCATTTGAATGTCTTTACCTAATCCAAATATTCCGAATTTAATAATATCTTTTAATGTTAACATTCCGTCAGGAAAAGGTCTATAAAAAGATACAGCGGTTGGATTCAACCTTGAAGCAATGTTTTCATTGACTTTTTGTTTTTTATTTTCAATAGGATTAATGTAGTCATAAGAATTGGAATTTGAAGGTATCAGCGCTACTGGAATATTTTCTTTTTCAAGGATTGCTACCATAGGTCCCTGATCTTTTTTATACCATTCTCCCCTTAGAACAACAGGCCTTGTTCTAAACCGAGAAGCTTTTGCAACTGCATTTATCTTATCATTTAAGTTCCATTCCTTATGTTTTCTTATATCAGGATGATTTTTTACATCTATGCTCATTGCATTTCCAACGATTTTACATACAGGGAAAACAAGTTCAGCTTCTTCGTCAGAAGCATCTATACCTAATTGAAAGGGCTTTTCTAATTCTTTGTTTAATACTGAAGCTATTTCCCGTAATGCTTCATGCTTGACAACTTCAATATAATCAGCCTTGCTTCTTAACCTATAGGCTTCGTCTGATTCAAAATGTTTTTTGCTAACAACTTCGCATCTGCACACAAGTTCATGGAATCTTGCTAAACCTTTCCAAATTTCAGGATCGTCTATTATTGAAACAGTGGAATGGGTAGTAAGTGAAAATTCAGGCTCATAATATTGAGCAAATGGGAGAGCATTTTCTTCATCTTCGAGCAATACGTCAACCCAAGTATATGGAGTAAGGGGAAAATATAAAGTTTCTGAGCCAAATTCTAATTCTTCCATTCCGATAAAAAAAACTTGGCCGGACGTTGCTTTGACCCATAATATTCCTTTGTTTGATCTAACTCGTTGGTTATTTTTTACAGAGGATGTATCATCTATTGTTAGATTGAAATCAGCTTTTGGATGGGGTAGCATATCCCTTGTTAAACTATAGGAAAGGTCTGTAATCCAGTTATCAAGGAGCGTTGCAAACTGTCCAGCGTATTTAGGAGAATTTGCAATTCTTTGGAGTTTTGAAACATTAAGGCCGCTATACAGTTTTGTTCCGAAAATTCCAACCGCTAAAAAACCTACATTTCTTGCATCCATAGCAAATATACATTGACCTGGACCTCTTGTTAGAAAATGAGACCTTGAACCTACAGGTATTCCGTCCATTAAATTTACTGTAAAAATTTCAACTCTTCCTGATTCAACATACCAGAAATTTCCTATTTCATTGAGTAGAAACGGCTGATTTCCTGAAACTTCTTGAAGTTTCCCGAATTTTTTTAATAATTCAGCAATAGAAACATTTTTTGTATCTTGATTTAAAGTAGTTATCATAGAGCTTTATTCCTGAATAAGAGATTCTATTTATATTGTTATCTGTATTCCTTCTCTTCGGGCAACTTCGATAATCGTACTTTCATCATCGGTCTGCCAACGTTTTAGGCCTATTGGTAAAGGTTCTATACGATTGTCCGAACGAGCAGCGGTTTTCCATAGTAGATTTATATCATCTCGACTGAATTTCTCATCATAACGAGATGATATAACAAGCAAATCTATATCGCTCCATTTATGTATATCTTTGTTGCGTGCATATGAACCGAATAATATACCGTATTTAACTGGAATACCAAGCTTTAAAAGTTCCTTTAGGTATTTTTTTATTGATATTATAATTGATTCTTCAGCCATTCAAACAGTTCCTTTGCTCTTTTTATAAAGATATCTGCCTCTTCACGTGAAAGAGTCTCTCCCCACATTTCAGGATAACGGCCTTCAATATTAAAAGGATTCATTTCTGCTAATAAGTCGTTTTGTGTTTGTCCAAAAGAAATTCCAGATAATTCCGCTAATCTTACAAGATTATGAATTCTTGGAGAGATATCATTGATATTACGGCAGACATGAGCTTTAATAAGCTTTTCTATTGATAAATGCAAAAAAAAAAGTCCATGACGGATTTTATTTGAGGTAATGAGCTGATTTGCTACTTCCCAATCTTCTTCTGCTCCTTTTTTCCAATGAGAGATCTGTTTATCTATATTTATCATCTAATCCTCATTATGATAAAATTTATTCCTGAATAAGGGCTTTATATAAACCATCTTGTGAAACTAATTCTTCATGACGGCCTCGTTCAACAATTTTGCCATGATCCATTACAATTATTTCATCGCAGTCACGTATTGTGCTTAATCTATGGGCAACAATAATACTGGCGCAGCCTCTCCGTCTAAGATGGTCTCCAATTATTTTTTCAGTAGTAGAGTCAAGGGCGCTCGTTGCTTCATCAAGTATTAATATGCTTGGATGGCCTACAAGAGCTCTTGCAATTTCCATTCTTTGACGCTGACCTCCACTTAAATTACCTCCTCCTTCTTCAAGAACTGCATCATAGCTCGCATGTCTTGTTTGAATAACTTCATCAATTGCAGCATCCCTTGCAGCGGTCGTTATATTTATGTCTGGAATGGTATAATCCCACATTGTAAGATTTTCGCGTATAGTACATCCGAATAAAATTATGTCTTGATCAACTATTCCTACAGAATTATAGAATAAATAATGGGGAATAAGTTTCCTCGGGACTCCATCAAATAAAATTTCTCCTCCCCAAGGTTTATAAAGTCCAGCAATTAATCGAGCTACAGTAGTTTTGCCGCTTCCGCTTCTTCCAACTAATGCTATTCTTTCTCCAGGTTTTACAGTTAAATTGAAATTTTCTATCAAAGGAGCATCTAAAGGGCTGTATCCAAATACAATATTTTTAAGTTCAATATGTCCTGATAATTTAGAAAGATTTTTAAGATATTCAGCGGTATCTACTTCTTTTGTATATTGTTCGTCTTGGGAGTAATTTAAAACGTCATCAAGACGGTTCATATCTCCTTCAAGCTCCTGAAGGGCGCCTCCAAATCCTACAAATGTTTCAATGGGTTTTGTAAAATTAGCCATTAAGCTTTGAAAAGCAATCAGCATTCCTACAGTAAGATAACCGTCCATTACCCTCATGCCTCCAATAGTTAAAATCGTTGCAGTTATGAGGGAATTTACAGAAGAAGGAACCATTGATACAAGTTTATTTATTACGGTAAGTTCTTGCTCACTTTTTAATGCTTTTGCTTGATGACCAGCCCATCTTGCAAAAAATTCTCCTTCAGAGCCGGTAGCCTTTAATGTTTCAATCATACCAAGTCCACCCATTGCGGTACCAATTAATTTACCGCTTTCTTGAAGCAGTCTTCTGCTCGCGTCAATTCTTCTTCGAGCAACAAGTTTAAGGGCAAGAATATTAAAAAGCGCTAAAAATATACATATAAAAGTCAAAACAGCATCATATAGTATTAAAAGTACTCCATAAAAAACAATTAAAGCGCAATCGAGCAGAGTAGTTGCCATTTTACCTGTTACAACTTCGGCAACTTTATTATTTATAAGAACCCTTGAACCTATTTCTC
This portion of the Desulfobacterales bacterium genome encodes:
- a CDS encoding NHLP family bacteriocin export ABC transporter peptidase/permease/ATPase subunit, whose translation is MAELTDKEIKKQFKKANKKVKTPTVLQMEAVECGAAALGIVLGYHGRIVPLEQLRLECGVSRDGSKANNVLRAARKYGMIAKGFKMELDQLFLMDYPAILFWNMNHFVVLEGFKRGKVYLNDPAVGRRITDFEELDASFSGVVLAFEKSPEFKEGGIHPSLFRALRRRLEGSEYALLFVILCGLMLVAPGFIIPTFARVFIDECLISQKASLIKPIVVGMFLTAIMRMILTWLQGYFLLKLETKIALKTSSGFFEHILRLPVSYFTQRYAGEIGSRVLINNKVAEVVTGKMATTLLDCALIVFYGVLLILYDAVLTFICIFLALFNILALKLVARRRIDASRRLLQESGKLIGTAMGGLGMIETLKATGSEGEFFARWAGHQAKALKSEQELTVINKLVSMVPSSVNSLITATILTIGGMRVMDGYLTVGMLIAFQSLMANFTKPIETFVGFGGALQELEGDMNRLDDVLNYSQDEQYTKEVDTAEYLKNLSKLSGHIELKNIVFGYSPLDAPLIENFNLTVKPGERIALVGRSGSGKTTVARLIAGLYKPWGGEILFDGVPRKLIPHYLFYNSVGIVDQDIILFGCTIRENLTMWDYTIPDINITTAARDAAIDEVIQTRHASYDAVLEEGGGNLSGGQRQRMEIARALVGHPSILILDEATSALDSTTEKIIGDHLRRRGCASIIVAHRLSTIRDCDEIIVMDHGKIVERGRHEELVSQDGLYKALIQE
- a CDS encoding NHLP bacteriocin export ABC transporter permease/ATPase subunit yields the protein MITTLNQDTKNVSIAELLKKFGKLQEVSGNQPFLLNEIGNFWYVESGRVEIFTVNLMDGIPVGSRSHFLTRGPGQCIFAMDARNVGFLAVGIFGTKLYSGLNVSKLQRIANSPKYAGQFATLLDNWITDLSYSLTRDMLPHPKADFNLTIDDTSSVKNNQRVRSNKGILWVKATSGQVFFIGMEELEFGSETLYFPLTPYTWVDVLLEDEENALPFAQYYEPEFSLTTHSTVSIIDDPEIWKGLARFHELVCRCEVVSKKHFESDEAYRLRSKADYIEVVKHEALREIASVLNKELEKPFQLGIDASDEEAELVFPVCKIVGNAMSIDVKNHPDIRKHKEWNLNDKINAVAKASRFRTRPVVLRGEWYKKDQGPMVAILEKENIPVALIPSNSNSYDYINPIENKKQKVNENIASRLNPTAVSFYRPFPDGMLTLKDIIKFGIFGLGKDIQMLMFTAIMIGCLGVLSPYFTGQIFDSVIPQSDRTLLLHFGIALCVAALTSASFILVQGFAILRIQIKMDYSLQAALWDRLLNMPTSFFRQYSVGDLADRASGINKIRDLFANTVVGAVLGGMTSIFYLVIMFKFNAILAIIGFFITMGLVIFTIFANILQLRYQRKIMDMNGKITGLIFQLISGVAKLRVAGAEAHAFRRWGNEFSDMRRVQFLLGKIQTGLNIVFSGFPIFSAIIIYSALVAIQVATEGVASPITTGEFIAFSAAFGIFQTAMLSLSEASVVSMRIIPIYERLKPIITCLPEIDEIKMHPGELIGDIEVSHLHFRYDKNGTYVLKDVSFKVKPGEFIAFVGTSGSGKSTMMRLLLGFEKPETGTIYYDGQDLARLDLREVRHQVGVVLQDSKLLPATIFRNIVGSSSLTSEDAWEAARMAGIDEDITKLPMGMHTVISEGGGGFSGGQRQRLMISRAIVHKPRILLLDEATSALDNRNQEQVSKSLERLQATRVIVAHRLSTIVNADRIYVLENGEVKEVGTYNELMDKNGLFASMAKRQIA
- a CDS encoding HEPN domain-containing protein, whose translation is MINIDKQISHWKKGAEEDWEVANQLITSNKIRHGLFFLHLSIEKLIKAHVCRNINDISPRIHNLVRLAELSGISFGQTQNDLLAEMNPFNIEGRYPEMWGETLSREEADIFIKRAKELFEWLKNQL
- a CDS encoding nucleotidyltransferase domain-containing protein, yielding MAEESIIISIKKYLKELLKLGIPVKYGILFGSYARNKDIHKWSDIDLLVISSRYDEKFSRDDINLLWKTAARSDNRIEPLPIGLKRWQTDDESTIIEVARREGIQITI